The Caenorhabditis elegans chromosome II genome has a segment encoding these proteins:
- the srh-73 gene encoding Serpentine Receptor, class H (Predicted): MQSSSPLYNYYLTFYNTNCSLDDRFLVSKSGLALTCNIIGLVALPIQIFTGYCILRKTPKTMKPVMGSLGNLNFWYTISQILFSFFIIPYSFSPYMASFSAGFCSDLGVPTAIQLFTMFTISSVVQVSIIMLFKNRSNFIKGNKFQLSRNFYKTIWISVNFFGRIFPLTPIYFNLPEQTAAKMHILKTLPCPTKEFFLEPVLVFASGGFWETYQTRARSIINALTTFQILFFSATCIYYLFISKSSHVSAQTRRLQIRSFFILIIQVFIPIMFIMIPVMITLNRSKRNVHDQMNNSIMTISFVSHSGVASLAILLVHAPYRKFLMSMFRKEQKVQISHASSNFSLVVRV, from the exons ATGCAGAGCTCCTCGCCATTATACAACTATTATTTGACATTCTACAACACAAATTGCTCACTTGATGATAGATTTCTAGTTTCCAAGTCAGGCTTGGCTCTAACGTGCAACATTATTGGGCTAGTAGCTCTGCCAATTCAGATATTCACTGGTTATTGTATTCTGAGAAAAACGCCGAAAACCATGAAGCCTGTGATGGGTAGTTtagggaatttgaatttctggtACACGATATCCCAGATCttgttctcatttttcataattccCTATTCATTTTCCCCGTATATGGCTTCATTTTCCGCTGGATTTTGTTCCGATCTAGGCGTTCCAACAGCGATTCAGTTGTTCACAATGTTCACGATAAGTTCTG TTGTACAAGTATCTATAATTATGCTATTCAAAAATCGGAGTAATTTTATCAAGGGCAACAAGTTTCAATTATCACgaaatttctataaaactATATGGATATCCGTAAACTTTTTCGGGAGAATTTTCCCCTTAACCCCTATTTATTTCAATCTTCCAGAGCAGACAGCggcaaaaatgcacattttgaaG ACTCTCCCATGCCCGACCAAAGAATTCTTCTTGGAACCAGTGCTCGTCTTCGCTTCCGGTGGCTTCTGGGAAACCTATCAAACCAGAGCTCGCAGTATAATTAATGCATTgacaacatttcaaattctatTCTTCTCTGCAACATGTATTTATTACCTCTTCATATCCAAATCATCCCATGTTTCGGCTCAAACTCGGCGGCTCCAAATCCGCTCGTTTTTCATCTTaattattcaagttttcataCCGATAATGTTCATCATGATCCCTGTGATGATTACGTTGAATAGATCAAAACGTAACGTGCATGATCAGATGAATAATAGTATCATGACAATTTCCTTCGTTAGTCATAGTGGAGTGGCGAGTCTTGCGATATTGTTAGTGCATGCTCCTTATCGGAAATTTCTGATGTCAATGTtcagaaaagagcaaaaagttcaaattagTCATGCTTCTAGTAATTTTTCATTGGTTGTGAgggtttga
- the srh-69 gene encoding Serpentine Receptor, class H (Confirmed by transcript evidence): protein MNLSAYPSICSPESRFLASKEGLAQVCRTIGVVSLPIHVLTGYCILFKTPKEMSNVKNSLINLWFWCTTSQITLSFFFTPFNFYPHSASISAGFGTDLHVPTSVQFYIVFAINSAMLISIILLFENRSSMILENKFRFSINLYRVIWIFLNILGNFAVFTPVFLNLPEQGKAILHLLKTIPCPTKKYFLEPSVVFTPGTFWDTYLTSSFKLILLATGLQVLFFSSCCIYYLFVKSGKISMSNQTRRLQIRFFIGIIIQTFVPILLVLIPFTIFLTKGPEYNQTKNNIVMIFYVAHNGAANFVILIVHQPYRTFLKSFFISEVRNASFL, encoded by the exons ATGAATTTGTCAGCATACCCTTCAATTTGTTCCCCAGAAAGTCGATTTTTAGCATCAAAAGAAGGCTTGGCTCAGGTCTGCCGTACAATTGGAGTGGTTTCTCTACCAATTCATGTGCTAACAGGCTACTGTATTCTCTTTAAGACCCCAAAAGAAATGAGTaatgtgaaaaatagtttgatcAATTTGTGGTTTTGGTGTACAACTTCTCAGATTactctttcatttttcttcaccCCATTCAACTTTTATCCACATAGTGCTAGCATCTCAGCAGGATTTGGAACAGATCTTCATGTTCCAACTTCAGTGCAATTCTATATAGTTTTCGCGATCAACTCCG CCATGTTAATTTCAATTATCCTATTATTCGAAAATCGAAGCAGTATGATATTGGAAAATAAGTTCCGTTTCTCAATAAATCTGTATCGAGTTATTTGGATTTTCCTGAACATTCTTGGCAACTTCGCAGTTTTCACTCCAGTATTTCTTAATCTTCCGGAGCAAGGAAAAGCTATACTTCATTTATTGAAA acaatacCCTGCCCTACCAAAAAATACTTTCTGGAACCAAGTGTTGTGTTCACCCCCGGCACATTTTGGGACACCTACTTAACATCATCGTTCAAGCTGATATTGTTAGCCACCGGCTTACAAGTACTATTTTTCTCCTCCTGCTGTATATATTACCTATTCGTGAAAAGCGGAAAAATCTCAATGTCAAATCAAACTCGGCGACtacaaattcgatttttcatcggAATTAtcattcaaacttttgttccAATCCTGTTGGTCTTAATTCCGTTTACTATATTTCTAACCAAAGGACCAGAGTACAATCAGACGAAGAATAATATTGTCATGATTTTTTATGTGGCCCATAATGGAGctgcaaattttgtaattcttATTGTACATCAGCCTtatagaacatttttgaaatcgttTTTTATTAGTGAAGTTCGAAATGCTAGTTTTTTATAA
- the srh-61 gene encoding Serpentine Receptor, class H (Partially confirmed by transcript evidence) encodes MSIELLKPICVVENPFLVSENGMNFTCALIGLISLPIQISTIYCILKKTPGTMSSVKQSLTNLIFWFIVSQIIFSFIEVPYVYFPYKALSFIGLGTQIGIPVVIQFYIILIGNAGNLFFLIMLFENRSSSIILNRLKIDKVPSRVVFICVNVIGILSFPTFQLFNLQDQFEVKIEVLKTLPCPAEDFFEPSTLILAFDGFSETYIIFSYVFMFSIAIFEMTFFSACCIYYLVFSTTTQISSTTRKFQLRSFWAITIQTLIPLLFVIIPITATMTKEKQGYSQVQNNQMVILFLMHNGVASLSILLAHAPYRKFLKSLIVRERQNYIVFVSREFMK; translated from the exons ATGTCCATTGAGCTGCTCAAACCCATTTGTGTAGTGGAAAATCCATTTCTTGTATCCGAAAATGGTATGAATTTTACATGCGCTCTAATCGGTTTGATATCCCTgccaattcaaatttcgacaATCTACTGTATTCTGAAGAAAACACCGGGGACGATGAGCTCTGTGAAGCAAAGCCttacaaatttaattttttggttcatAGTTtcccaaattattttttctttcatcgAAGTTCCTTACGTTTATTTTCCCTATAAGGCATTATCCTTTATTGGGTTGGGCACCCAAATTGGCATTCCCGttgttattcaattttatataattttgattGGAAACGCAG gaaatcTCTTTTTCCTTATCATGTTATTTGAGAATCGTAGCAGTTCTATTATACTAAAtagattgaaaattgacaaagttcCCTCTAGAGTTGTATTTATTTGTGTAAATGTAATTggtattttgagttttccaacGTTTCAATTATTCAATCTTCAGGATCAGTTTGAGgtgaaaattgaggttttgaAG acCCTTCCCTGTCCAGCCGAAGACTTCTTCGAACCATCAACATTAATATTAGCATTTGACGGTTTTTCGGAAACctacattattttttcttacgTTTTCATGTTCTCTATCGCCATATTTGAGATGACATTTTTCTCCGCATGTTGTATATACTACTTGGTCTTTTCTACAACCACACAAATTTCTTCAACGACACGAAAATTCCAGCTTCGTTCATTCTGGGCAATCACAATACAAACCCTTATTCCGCTATTATTTGTGATTATACCAATTACCGCAACGATGACAAAAGAGAAACAAGGGTACAGTCAGGTGCAAAATAATCAGATGGTGATACTTTTCCTGATGCATAACGGAGTTGCTAGTTTGTCAATTCTACTTGCACATGCTCCATATCGAAAATTCCTGAAATCACTTATTGTTCGGGAGAGGCaaaattatattgtttttgtttcaagggaatttatgaaataa
- the srh-70 gene encoding Serpentine Receptor, class H (Confirmed by transcript evidence), whose product MNLTFYFTTIYPIICPMENRYFATKAGYTNTCRSIGVISLPIHFLTGYCILFKTPEEMRPVRNSLINLWFWCSLSQIMVSFFFTPFYYLPYMAGFSAGFGTDLNIPTIIQLYIIFAIDAANMMAVVILFENRSSLIFKNKFRISKTRSQVCWIASNFLVGIACLAPMTFIIPEQNKAKLDILKTFPCPTKEFFATSTTVFTIDPYWETFIANSFKITRLVSGLQVIFFSSCCIYYLCISKTTISLQTRQYQIRSFIGLIIQTFIPILLVVIPLTIFLSQQKHEAYDQIKNNITGISFVSYSAIASMSIILVHQPYRTFILSCFMKETKIAFSQI is encoded by the exons ATGAATTTAACATTCTACTTTACAACTATTTATCCAATAATTTGCCCtatggaaaatcgatatttcgcAACCAAAGCTGGATATACAAATACATGCCGTTCTATTGGAGTCATCTCCCTGCCAATTCACTTTCTAACAGGTTACTGTATTCTTTTCAAGACCCCCGAAGAAATGAGACCGGTGAGGAATAGTCTGATCAATTTGTGGTTTTGGTGCTCACTTTCTCAAATAATggtctcttttttcttcaccCCCTTCTACTATTTACCGTATATGGCTGGCTTCTCCGCAGGATTTGGTACGGACTTGAATATTCCAACCATTATTCAACtgtatataatttttgccATTGATGCTG CAAACATGATGGCAGTCGTGATTTTATTCGAGAATCGAAGCagtttgatatttaaaaacaagtttcggatttcaaaaactcgaagTCAAGTGTGTTGGATTGCGAGCAACTTTTTAGTGGGCATAGCCTGCTTAGCCCCTATGACATTTATTATTCCCGAGCAAAACAAAGCGAAGTTAGATATCTTAAAG ACATTCCCCTGTCCCACCAAAGAATTCTTCGCAACCTCGACCACCGTATTCACCATCGACCCATATTGGGAGACCTTCATCGCAAACTCCTTCAAAATCACCCGCCTGGTGTCTGGACTTCaagttatatttttctcatcgTGTTGCATATACTACCTatgcatttcaaaaaccacaatATCACTTCAAACTCGGCAGTATCAAATTCGTTCCTTCATTGGACTTATCATTCAAACTTTTATCCCGATTTTATTGGTTGTGATCCCATTGACAATATTTCTGAGCCAGCAGAAGCATGAAGCGTACGACCAGATAAAGAATAATATTACCGGAATATCATTTGTGTCTTACAGTGCTATTGCAAGCATGTCTATTATTTTGGTACATCAGCCTTATAGAACATTTATATTGTCATGTTTTATGAAAGAAACGAAAATTGCGTTCAGTCAAATCTAA
- the ceh-99 gene encoding Homeobox domain-containing protein (Confirmed by transcript evidence): MAPSYSRNTKNSKKTAPISAEEKHKILEEEFAKSPYRGQRNLELCAMFNMTRRRLDAWFYNRRINAGIATGTPGLSHSTEVLKILENAFKTHQYVTRELTKELTEKAGLNEKQIWFWYRKRRAKAEAAHKTGAELPFQMKLLEIAYAEDPGFTKETLNRLKEEGGLESKDISAYFSAQNERAKFSKHKDAEKNEQEYLAQKKIKDREKFERHSESAVKLFKETFSKFQFPNDSLIAELIEKTQIEGVKIRRWFTRARETAMKAYKNNGTPLPLGMKERQKEMETIGNATKRIRTSAGADADLSTTSSRSKKDKKSKQTEQREPNEEPRSPSIENNQPHCSTSDPSAESNLNSHCNKGARDAKLRKRHRALPESSILSEPAVRVMASVEEVKQEPIDGSLQDPGNRGDRDWRSWTHSQVMEWMDQIIPRSAQTSFREEQIEGSSMADFLNQTIGGLCRIRARNPRLTTEHFKALGEQMKLLEPNFRNVAL; the protein is encoded by the exons ATGGCACCTTCTTACTCGaggaatacaaaaaattcaaagaagaCGGCACCGATATCTGCTGAGGAAAAACACAAGATTCTTGAAGaagaatttgcaaaaagtCCGTATCGAGGACAAAGGAATTTGGAGTTGTGTGCAATGTTCAATATGACTAGGAGAagg CTCGATGCCTGGTTCTACAATAGAAGAATTAACGCAGGAATCGCGACAGGAACCCCAGGTCTATCACATTCCACAGAAGTTCTCAAGATTCTCGAAAATGCGTTCAAAACTCACCAATATGTAACTCGAGAGCTCACAAAGGAACTGACGGAAAAGGCAGGGCTCAATGAGAAGCAAATTTGGTTTTGGTACAGAAAACGACGAGCAAAAGCTGAAGCTGCTCATAAAACAGGCGCCGAGTTGCCATTCCAGATGAAGTTACTTGAAATAGCATATGCAGAGGATCCAGGGTTCACAAAGGAAACACTTAATAGATTGAAAGAGGAAGGAGGGTTAGAAAGTAAGGAT atcTCGGCCTACTTCTCCGCACAAAACGAACGAGCAAAGTTTTCGAAACATAAGGATGCGGAGAAAAATGAGCAGGAGTACTTAGCGCAGAAAAAG ataaaagaTAGGGAAAAGTTTGAGAGACATTCTGAAAGCGCTGTTAAACTTTTCAAGGAGAcattctcgaaatttcaatttcccaacGATAGCCTGATAGCTGAACTCATAGAAAAAACGCAAATAGAAGGAGTAAag attcgcAGATGGTTCACACGAGCTAGAGAAACAGCCATGAAGGCCTATAAAAATAATGGTACCCCGCTGCCGCTTGGAATGAAGGAACGACAGAAGGAGATGGAAACAATTGGAAATGCGACAAAGAGGATAAGGACTTCTGCAGGAGCTGATGCC GATCTTTCAACAACATCTTCTCGAAGCAAGAAAGACAAGAAAAGTAAACAAACTGAGCAGCGGGAGCCAAATGAAGAGCCACGATCTCCGAGTATTGAG aacaatCAGCCACACTGTTCAACTTCCGATCCATCAGCCGAGAGCAATTTAAACAGCCATTGTAATAAGGGAGCTCGCGAT GCTAAACTCAGAAAACGACACAGAGCGTTGCCAGAGTCTTCAATTCTCAGTGAACCAGCTGTAAGGGTAATGGCTAGTGTGGAGGAAGTAAAA CAAGAACCTATCGATGGTTCTCTCCAAGATCCTGGAAACCGAGGAGACAGGGATTGGAGGTCTTGGACG CACTCCCAAGTCATGGAATGGATGGACCAAATAATTCCCCGCTCGGCGCAGACTTCCTTTCGAGAAGAGCAGATTGAAGGCTCGTCGATGGCCGATTTTCTCAATCAGACTATCGGAGGGCTTTGCAGAATTCGAGCTCGGAATCCGCGTCTCACAACGGAACATTTCAAGGCGCTGGGGGAGCAGATGAAGTTGCTGGAGCCGAACTTTAGAAATGTGGCATTGTGA
- the srx-118 gene encoding 7TM GPCR serpentine receptor class x (Srx) domain-containing protein (Confirmed by transcript evidence) produces the protein MSSVLDEFLYSEFSTPSTRTVSAVMLIVVSIIGSIMNVLIFIATFFRVTKRDGFLKICCFNSFGSCIVCIGYLAFPVPSLLLEDPPNHWLNAAMGQFIAWFGWSIGPLSQILLTVNRIIAVYFPLLYMKKYRYNPTNVGIGFSFFVAFILLVSFFPEGCHYLFNRDYLGWVGEFTPCIDIMQKTFLVVMMTICALTTCCSVLLFIKLIIHSPNFRVSNAQLANRHRKNRKLIIQAIVQSILIIVDSLNSTITYNLFPNLFFQFITLSFSMVFLRTLEGFVVFSINETINEEVKKMLRMKSSASNVFIVPKRSMSTGQRNYARQSQSIP, from the exons ATGAGTTCTGTTTTGGACGAGTTTTTATATTCGGAATTTTCAACTCCAAGTACCCGAACTGTATCGGCTGTTATGCTAATTGTG GTCAGTATAATTGGCTCTATAATGAACGTGCTAATTTTCATCGCAACCTTTTTCCGGGTTACAAAACGAGAtgggtttctgaaaatttgctgcTTCAATAGTTTTGGCAGCTGTATAGTTTGCATTGGGTATTTGGCTTTTCCGGTTCCAAGTCTTTTACT tgaaGACCCTCCAAATCACTGGCTAAATGCGGCGATGGGCCAATTTATAGCGTGGTTCGGGTGGAGTATAGGCCCGCTgtctcaaattttgctaacCGTCAATCGAATCATAGCCGTCTATTTTCCATTGTTATACATGAAAAAGTATCGGTATAACCCTacaaat gtCGGTAttggattttctttttttgttgctttcaTCCTTctggtttcattttttccag aaggCTGCCACTACCTTTTCAATCGTGACTATCTCGGTTGGGTCGGCGAGTTCACTCCGTGCATTGATATTATGCAAAAGACGTTTTTGGTCGTTATGATGACGATTTGCGCCTTAACGACGTGTTGCAGTGTTTTGCTTTTCATCAAGTTGATCATACATTCC cCCAATTTCCGCGTTTCAAATGCTCAACTTGCAAATCGCCatagaaaaaatcggaaactaATAATTCAAGCAATTGTTCAAAGCATCCTTATTATAGTTGACTCACTGAACTCTACAATAACCTATAAcctatttccaaatttattttttcaattcataacTCTATCATTTTCAATGGTGTTTTTGAGAACTCTGGAGGG GTTCGTAGTATTTTCCATCAATGAAACGATCAATGAAGAAGTGAAGAAAATGCTCCGAATGAAGAGTTCTGCAAGTAATGTGTTCATCGTGCCGAAGAGATCGATGTCCACTGGCCAGCGAAATTATGCTCGGCAATCGCAGTCAATTCCAtag
- the srx-119 gene encoding 7TM GPCR serpentine receptor class x (Srx) domain-containing protein (Partially confirmed by transcript evidence) — protein MSSSNSSSFLDDFLHSQYSTPNTRTVSAIMLILVSTIGSAINALIFITTLSRLTKHDGFLKICCFNSFGSSVVCIGYLVFPVPTLLLENPPNQWLNAIMGQLIGWFGWSIGPLSQILLAINRITAVYFPFLHMTKYRINPTDFGIGFSLLIALFSFAVLLPEGCHYLFNRDYLGWIGEVTPCTEVAQNIFFGVMLTITVVTTFCSVLLFMKLVLNSPDPTVSSAQLEYRHRKNRKLIIQAIVQSILIIVDSLNSTITYNIFPNLFFQFITLSFSMVFLRTLEGFVIFSINDTVNEEVRKIIRVKIFGLKPRTMIVPTISISLI, from the exons ATGTCATCTTCAAACAGTTCCTCCTTTTTGGACGATTTTCTACATTCTCAATATTCTACCCCCAACACCCGCACTGTTTCGGCAATAATGCTCATTTTA gTTAGCACAATTGGATCCGCCATAAATGCACTTATTTTCATCACCACACTTTCTCGACTCACGAAACACGatggatttctgaaaatttgctgtttcaaTAGCTTCGGGAGCAGTGTGGTTTGCATTGGGTACTTGGTTTTCCCGGTTCCAACATTGTTATT AGAAAATCCGCCGAACCAGTGGCTCAACGCAATAATGGGACAACTCATCGGCTGGTTTGGATGGAGCATTGGGCCGTTATCACAGATTTTATTGGCCATTAACCGGATAACTGCTGTCTACTTTCCATTTTTGCACATGACAAAGTATCGTATAAATCCTACAGAT tttggAATCGGCTTTTCGCTACTGATCGCGTTATTCTCATTTGCTGTTCTGCTTCCAG aaggttgTCACTACCTATTTAATCGTGACTATCTTGGCTGGATTGGTGAAGTCACACCGTGCACTGAAGTAGCtcagaatatattttttggggTCATGCTTACTATTACAGTCGTGACAACTTTTTGCAGTGTTTTGTTATTTATGAAGTTGGTTTTGAACTCG CCCGATCCAACAGTTTCGAGTGCTCAACTGGAATATCGTCATagaaaaaaccggaaattaaTAATTCAAGCAATTGTTCAAAGCATCCTTATTATAGTCGACTCACTTAACTCTACAATAACCTATAacatatttccaaatttattttttcaattcataacTCTCTCATTTTCAATGGTATTTTTAAGAACTCTGGAGGG gTTCGTAATATTTTCTATCAATGATACTGTTAATGAAGAAGTGAGGAAAATTATTAGAGTCAAGATTTTTGGTCTGAAGCCAAGAACAATGATAGTTCCAACCATATCGATTTCTTTAATTTGA
- the srx-120 gene encoding 7TM GPCR serpentine receptor class x (Srx) domain-containing protein (Partially confirmed by transcript evidence), with translation MSSTSFWDAFLYSEFSNPSTRTVSAVMLILVCTVGSIVNCLIFFATLLRISKRDGFLKICCFNSFGSSIVCIGYLAFPVPSLLMDGYPNHWLNAIMGQLIGWFGWSIGPLSQILLATNRITAVYFPLWHMKKYRFNPTNFGIGFSLLIALFSFAVLLPEGCHYLFNRDYLGWIGEVTPCTEVAQEIFFIIMLFITGATTFCSVLLFIKLIMHSPDPHVSNAQLTYRHKKNRRMIIQAIVQSILIIVDSLNSTITYNMFPNLFFQFITLSFSMVFLRTVEGFVVFSINTSINAAVKKMIGIRTLVQIGKTIFVAKNSNSTGPQRRSIPII, from the exons ATGTCCTCCACCTCATTTTGGGATGCATTTTTATATTCGGAATTTTCCAATCCGAGCACTAGAACCGTATCGGCTGTCATGCTTATTTTG gtttgcaCAGTTGGCTCAATTGtgaattgtttgatttttttcgccaCACTTCTTCGAATCTCGAAGCGAGatggatttctgaaaatttgctgtTTTAATAGTTTTGGGAGCAGTATAGTTTGCATTGGGTATTTGGCATTTCCGGTTCCAAGTCTGTTAAT gGACGGCTACCCAAATCACTGGCTCAACGCAATAATGGGACAACTCATCGGCTGGTTTGGTTGGAGCATTGGTCCGTTGTCACAAATTTTATTGGCCACTAACCGTATAACAGCTGTCTATTTTCCACTTTGGCATATGAAAAAGTATCGATTTAACCCTacaaat tttgGAATCGGCTTCTCCCTACTGATCGCGTTATTTTCATTTGCTGTGCTGCTACCAG aaggttgTCACTACCTGTTCAACCGTGACTACCTTGGCTGGATTGGTGAAGTTACACCGTGCACTGAAGTGGCtcaggaaatattttttataatcatGCTTTTCATTACTGGTGCGACAACTTTTTGCAGTGTTCTGCTCTTTATCAAGTTGATTATGCACTCG CCCGATCCCCATGTTTCCAATGCACAACTAACGTATCGACacaagaaaaatagaagaatgATAATTCAAGCAATTGTGCAAAGTATCTTAATTATCGTTGACTCTCTGAACTCTACAATAACCTACAATatgtttccaaatttattttttcaattcataacTCTCTCGTTTTCAATGGTATTTTTAAGAACTGTGGAGGG ATTTGTGGTATTTTCCATCAATACTTCGATTAATGCCGCAGTGAAAAAGATGATAGGGATTAGGACTTTggttcaaattggaaaaacgatttttgttgcgaaaaattcaaactcaacGGGACCACAAAGACGGTCTATACCtatcatataa
- the nimk-1 gene encoding non-specific serine/threonine protein kinase (Confirmed by transcript evidence), which produces MQPSTSSPSSSSMGSRMRDSGGLARRTVRSDPPTYSSILEYNVEEEVSEAESEESYEKPPEHVPARFVPTQRSDDGGYPAHHHHEAFNRTVSAVSLPVGKQLKDMSEKTQYERAILQLNNDPVVHKEVALGRRIGFYRLGKELGAGNFSKVKLGVHQLTKEKVAVKIMDKAKMDAKAQKLLSREIQAMEEMNHPNIVKLFEVVETLTRVHLVIEYASGGELYTYVHERGKLTEGDAKPLFAQIVSAVSHMHSRNIVHRDIKAENVMFSSPNTVKLVDFGFSCLVDREQMLRTFCGSPPYAAPELFQDTSYAGELVDVWALGVLLFFMLIGVTPFKAETVPDMKVLITAGKYQIPDYVSLLATELIKSMLKTDTGQRADIDSVKKHFWMRDCRFTKSYLSIKATAKIDNEEEKKAIDDKVWKILNNYGIVKEMIVEENLDKGPRDAVVGTYRIVQFQVQSEITRLAKEKDEPQPSSSSFTNGSPTSVKDVNRKLKNRSKTCAIL; this is translated from the exons atgCAGCCATCAACTTCATCACCATCATCCTCATCAATGGGCAGTAGAATGCGTGACAGTGGAGGATTGGCAAGAAGAACCGTTCGAAGCGATCCGCCGACGTACTCCTCGATTTTG GAATACAACGTCGAGGAAGAAGTTTCAGAAGCGGAATCAGAGGAGAGCTACGAAAAGCCGCCAGAGCACGTCCCGGCCAGGTTTGTGCCAACTCAACGAAGCGACGATGGTGGATATCCAGCACAT CACCACCACGAAGCATTCAACAGAACGGTGTCAGCTGTGTCATTGCCAGTAGGCAAGCAACTTAAGGATATGTCCGAGAAGACTCAGTACGAGCGAGCTATTCTTCAGCTTAATAATGATCCGGTTGTTCATAAAGAG GTAGCATTGGGTCGACGGATAGGTTTCTATCGGCTTGGCAAGGAGCTGGGCGCCGGGAATTTCTCCAAAGTTAAGCTGGGAGTACATCAGTTGACTAAAG aaaaagtaGCGGTCAAAATAATGGACAAGGCGAAAATGGACGCCAAAGCCCAAAAGCTTCTGAGTCGAGAAATTCAGGCAATGGAGGAGATGAACCATCCGAACATTGTAAAACTATTCGAGGTTGTCGAGACCCTCACACGTGTCCATTTGGTCATCGAGTATGCCAGTGGAGGAGAGCTCTACACATATGTCCACGAGAGGGGGAAGCTTACCGAAGGAGATGCAAAACCCTTGTTCGCGCAGATTGTATCAGCGGTGTCACATATG CACAGTCGCAACATTGTTCATCGAGACATCAAAGCCGAGAACGTGATGTTTAGCAGTCCAAATACAGTGAAACTAGTGGATTTTGGCTTTTCATGTCTTGTGGATCGAGAGCAAATGCTTCGTACCTTTTGTGGAAGTCCGCCATACGCAGCTCCAGAGCTATTTCA agatacATCCTACGCCGGGGAGCTCGTCGACGTATGGGCTCTGGGGGTACTCCTCTTCTTCATGCTGATCGGCGTGACGCCCTTCAAGGCAGAAACCGTCCCCGATATGAAAGTGCTCATCACAGctggaaaatatcaaattccCGATTATGTCAGTCTGCTGGCCACTGAACTCATCAAAAGCATGCTGAAAACCGATACTGGGCAGAGAGCTGATATCGATTCTGTGAAGAAGCATTTTTGGATGAGGGACTGCCGATTTACCAAAAGTTATTTGTCGATTAAGGCGACTGCGAAAATTGATAACGAAGAGGAAAAGAAGGCGATTGATGATAAG gtcTGGAAAATCCTGAATAACTATGGAATTGTCAAAGAAATGATTGTGGAGGAGAACCTGGACAAAGGACCACGTGACGCAGTCGTCGGAACCTATCGAATAGTTCAATTTCAAGTACAGAGCGAGATCACTAGG ctagcAAAAGAGAAAGATGAGCCTCAACCGAGCTCTTCCTCCTTCACAAATGGCTCGCCAACCTCAGTGAAGGATGTGAACCGGAAGCTGAAAAACCGCAGCAAGACTTGTGCCATTTTATAG